CTGTTCCAAAGATACAGAAGGAGAGAGAGTCCGATACTGATCAGAATGGAAGTTGCAAAAGGAAAGTAGAATTTGAAATTTTCTCTTTCGATCTTGAAGTCTCCCGGCAAATTTCCGAGAGAAGAGATAAATGGAAGTTTGGGGCCGAAAAGGATAATGGCTCCAATAATCAGGAAGAATGCCCCGATCCACAGAAATGTTTTGCCTAGCGGTTCCATATTAGATCCACTTGGAATCAAGAATTGGCGGAGAGGGGGGGATTCGAACCCCCGGTAGGTGTTACCCTACGCTTGCTTTCCAAGCAAGTACCATAAACCGCTCGGACACCTCTCCGATTCT
The sequence above is a segment of the Leptospira hartskeerlii genome. Coding sequences within it:
- a CDS encoding DUF2905 domain-containing protein — translated: MEPLGKTFLWIGAFFLIIGAIILFGPKLPFISSLGNLPGDFKIERENFKFYFPFATSILISIGLSLLLYLWNRFIH